A genome region from Methylobacterium sp. FF17 includes the following:
- a CDS encoding transglutaminase-like domain-containing protein — MRYTLGCSLSYNILSDTTFIFNVEVARLRSLEILSETLTLSPNLKRDIYVTPDLLNRYLGVNVPVGQFALEYNAEVELTVHRADPATINETPIAQLPLDILPFLLPSRFVSSDRLTPFALAEFGALPKGHQRVNAICNWIHDHLTYQPGSSDGETTADESLLKRAGVCRDFAHIGTAFCRALGIPARFVSCYAHGLVPSDFHAVFEAYLDGRWWLFDATRQADLDGLVRIGVGRDAAEIAFSTPWGNMQPVNQQIRIARSDGQGSPPQRTVDAISTEVPAPHAGAA, encoded by the coding sequence ATGCGCTACACCCTTGGCTGCAGCCTGTCCTACAACATCCTCTCGGACACGACCTTCATCTTCAACGTCGAGGTCGCGCGCCTCCGGAGCCTCGAGATCCTCAGCGAGACGCTGACACTGAGTCCGAACCTCAAGCGGGACATCTACGTCACCCCAGACCTCCTGAACCGCTACCTCGGGGTCAACGTGCCGGTCGGGCAGTTCGCGCTGGAATACAACGCGGAGGTCGAACTCACCGTACACCGGGCCGACCCGGCGACGATCAACGAGACGCCGATCGCGCAGCTGCCCCTCGACATCCTGCCCTTCCTGCTGCCGAGCCGCTTCGTCTCCTCCGACCGGCTCACCCCCTTCGCGCTCGCCGAGTTCGGCGCCCTGCCGAAGGGCCATCAGCGGGTGAACGCGATCTGCAACTGGATCCACGATCACCTGACCTACCAGCCGGGATCCAGCGACGGCGAGACCACCGCCGACGAGAGCCTCCTCAAGCGCGCCGGGGTCTGCCGCGACTTCGCGCATATCGGCACCGCCTTCTGCCGGGCGCTGGGCATCCCGGCCCGCTTCGTGAGCTGCTACGCGCACGGCCTCGTGCCGAGCGACTTCCATGCGGTGTTCGAGGCCTATCTCGACGGACGCTGGTGGCTGTTCGACGCGACCCGCCAGGCCGACCTCGACGGGTTGGTGCGCATCGGCGTGGGTCGCGACGCGGCCGAGATCGCCTTCTCGACGCCCTGGGGCAACATGCAGCCCGTCAACCAGCAGATCCGCATCGCGCGCTCGGACGGGCAGGGCAGCCCACCCCAGCGCACCGTCGACGCCATCTCGACGGAGGTGCCCGCGCCGCA